The segment AGTACCTCACGCTGATCTATCCTTCCCTAGTGTTCTCTTCAGAGCAGCCTTCACCTCTGAATTCCTCAGGCTGTAGATAAGGGGGTTCAGTGTAGGATTGAAGAGGCTATAAAACAGAGAGAGGATTTTCTGCTGTTCTTCAGGGTGACTGCTGTTAGGAGTCATGTACATGACAATGGCACTGCCAAAGAAGAGCCCAACCACACTGAGGTGGGAAGAACAGGTGGAAAAggctttctttctcccctctcccgaCTGAATCCTCAGGATGGCTCGGAGAATGTGCATATAGGAGACCAGGACCAAGAGGAGGGGCCCAACTAGGATAAATACAGAAGCAATAAAGATCACAAGCTGGTTTAGCCTGGTGTCTGCACAGGCAAGTTTGAGCACAGACAGGAGTTCACAGAAGAAATGATTGACTTCTTGGGGTCCGCAAAAGGGCAGCCTTAGGAGGAGAAGTACATGGACAATGGCCAGCAAGGAGCCAAAAATCCAGGAAATAATGGCTAGGGTGGCACACAATCTCCAGCTCATGATGACAGTGTATCTGAGGGGGTGACATATTGCCACATAGCGATCATAGGACATAACCATCAAGATAAGACATTCTGTGTGGGCAAAAGCCATATATAAAAAGGTCTGTGTTATACATGGACCAAATGAGATGGTCCTACTTTTGTTAAGAAAGTTTACCAGCATCTTTGGGACATTGTTGGAAGCATAGGAGATGTCAACAATGGCTAAATGTGAGAGGAAGAAGTACATTGGAGTGTGAAGTCGGAAGTCCAAACAGATGAGGCCTAATATCACTGCATTTCCCAGAAGGGTAAGAAtataaagcagagagaaaatgataaaaaggaaaagctgCATCTCAGGTCCAATAGAAAATCCTAGCAGGATGAATTCTGTGATCAGTGTTTGATTGTTCTCCATGCTTTTATGGCAGAAGTAGTCCCATCCACAAATAATGCAGTAAAAACAGAGCtgagaaataaatgaagataTCAATTATTGAATAAAGACTAAATTTGATTCAAAGTTCAAACGCCATTCTATATGTTACCTGATTTTTTAAGAATGTATTTTGGTATATCTTTGGCAGGGTATGTCCGCCCATTGCAGTGCCCCATACTTCTTTTATGAGAATTTTAACACCAATTTGCTCTCTGTGTTGGATCACTCACTCCAAGCTACCTTACATTGGCTTTCCAAGAAAAAATGACTACCTTAGAGTTATATTTATTGGGGGAAATACTGTTGAAAGAGAATATACTGCCCTACTCACCACTTACAAGGGCAGCTAGTGGAGAATTGATTGCAGTagggagagagacttgaagcaggatgACCACCAATTAGTAGGCTATTttaatagtctaggcatgaggtgatgaaagGCTGAATCAGGGTGGTTGTGGTTTCAGAACAGACAATGGGTCTTATGGGAGAGATATTTCTAAATTTCTCTCTCAAAAGTCACTGTTGACAACCTGTTATTCTTGATGCACTTTCCTTTCTTGAATCCTGGGAAACTATACTTTCCTTACTCTCCTCATACCTCTTCTCTGTTCACtgacttctctttctccattaACATAGGCATTTCCAAGCTTTTCTAGGCACTCATCTTTTGTtctccaattcaattcaaactactgagaatttattaaatatgggcaagacattgtgctaagttctagggaatttaaagacaaaatggaaacaaattggaagtggaagagagcaAAAGCACTAAGAACTAGTAATATCAGCGAGGTTTCCCATCAGAGGTAACACATGCTCTAAGCCCTGAAAACAGGTCAAGTATagatagagatgaagaaagtGTCTGTTCCAGGCATAAGAGATAATCAATTCAAGTTCACTGAGGTAGGAAAATGTGGAAGCAAGCCAATTTTCCTAGTATAGAGTGCACTGGTTTCCAGAGTATATGAGGGGGAGTAACAGAATAACTTATCCGAAAGGGCAGGGTAGTCCTGGATttcaaaggactttaaatgctaagTTCCCCTCTAGACGTACTCAGGGCCTTAAAGATCTCACTACTTCAACTATCAATTCAATGCAAATTATCTCCCAGTCTTCATTTCCAACCTATACCTTTATCACAAGCTCCAGGCTCAATATTCCAtttgcctactggacatttccaTTGAGATAACACATTAACTCAACAAGTTCATAATGTCTTACACTGTACTCAATTTCTTTCCAGTAaaactttctcctcttcttttttttaatggtaccATTTActcatgtttcatcatgaattcttccttctcccttgtaAAACACCCCTATTCAGTTGCCAAGTTTCAACTCTGAGTTTTTAATGTACCTCACCAACACAGGCAACAAATTATGAAAAATCGTTTCCACAATTttggatgtttttttttctgaaaacagaTGTATTCTCTACTTTGCAGattcttttctcactttctggTTTGATCTTCACATTCACTTGCTTttctcttcctgccttcctgtGACATTTATTGTCACTTGTTAACTTTAGCTTTGCAAAAACTTAACATGTTAAAGGGATCACAAGAAACAGAAACAAGagtatttgcttctgatattAACCCCATGATGCTCCTCACATGACCTGTCTACTTCTTTCCTGAATTATAGAGAGGAGGATGTATAGGTtgttagaggtagaagagacacCCAATGTGTTAATTTcaaagatgagggaactaagaccTAGAGATGATAAAATATTTTCCAGCAAGTAAGTTACAGGTCTAATTCAAGCCCCAGATCTCAGTTCATGTCTAGCACTTACCCCATTATATCATAGCTACAGAAGGattcatacttttttctttttttgtctgatAGAGTCTACTTCTGCAACGTGGAAGAGGCAAGCAGCTCAGGAATGATCATTTACTGGGATAGGGGGAATCATTCCCTCACTAGAGTAAATGGTGACCACCAGTAAGTGACCACCAATCACTTACTGTGGAGGAGCATAGAAAGTCAAGTACTGTAGAAAGTTCTGAACTGGGGaccagaagatctgaattcaaattcagatacATATTACTTAccaaaagaaaatcatttcatctctcttggtctcagtctCTTATCAAAATGAGTGGAATGAACTAGTTTATCTTTAATCCTCTGCTCTTCTGTTTCCTGTGATGCTACATATGAAAAGTTAGAGGATCACATGCCTGAAGTTTGGCCATAGGCTGTTATCCCTGGGAATAGTTTCTGACTCAGATTGTACTTAGACACATAGTCAGAAAGATGACTTGTGGAATTTGCCAGTTTCACCATCTTCCCTGAGCAAATTCAGTGACTTCAGTTGTCCATGGTGAccccacctcctccctctttAAAAACTTCCAATGCAAAAGAAACACTTACAGTAGCGTATGCTGAGTCCTAATTTCAAAACTAGATCTGTACCTACATAAGCAGGGAAAGCATTTTAAGATGGCTctaaaaatttagcattttctctgGGAGATGAACCCCTGAAATAAATCACTCCACAGCCTAAGAAAGGTTAAGGAAGTACCCCTGAAATTCTGTATAATAAAGACCATAAACAACAATTTATCCTCTAATCAACCCTACTTCTCCCCATCCTCAGGCACTCCTGAGAATTCTCTTGAGGAGGAACATctacctcttccctttggaagcaCTAGGAGTGTTAGTCTGTCTCTATGGGGCCCCTGGTGGGGAGATCTGGATCAGGTGAC is part of the Notamacropus eugenii isolate mMacEug1 chromosome 3, mMacEug1.pri_v2, whole genome shotgun sequence genome and harbors:
- the LOC140531202 gene encoding olfactory receptor 2A5-like; amino-acid sequence: MENNQTLITEFILLGFSIGPEMQLFLFIIFSLLYILTLLGNAVILGLICLDFRLHTPMYFFLSHLAIVDISYASNNVPKMLVNFLNKSRTISFGPCITQTFLYMAFAHTECLILMVMSYDRYVAICHPLRYTVIMSWRLCATLAIISWIFGSLLAIVHVLLLLRLPFCGPQEVNHFFCELLSVLKLACADTRLNQLVIFIASVFILVGPLLLVLVSYMHILRAILRIQSGEGRKKAFSTCSSHLSVVGLFFGSAIVMYMTPNSSHPEEQQKILSLFYSLFNPTLNPLIYSLRNSEVKAALKRTLGKDRSA